The following proteins are co-located in the Cetobacterium sp. NK01 genome:
- a CDS encoding Crp/Fnr family transcriptional regulator, whose protein sequence is MEKCNDLLNIIYITKDEKWKTNPNLKLIKNHLNEHMQIRVVKEGEKIHQYDKTQKYIHYVIVGKYFHYRELKIGKRNLIALNEAPEWIGMDRVLDKENANITEDYVTEECIVIDVEKEYFIECLQKNGEMSLYIIKNLLKKMSLTSSRAESMLINDAKLQFLCWLNDYWRNNHKGEDRLIIKLKNDYIMDNIGISTRTFYRILRELKEEELIVTEKGNIVINNLQIEKIKNIL, encoded by the coding sequence ATGGAAAAATGTAATGATTTACTTAATATTATTTATATAACAAAAGATGAGAAATGGAAAACAAATCCTAATTTGAAATTAATAAAAAATCATCTTAATGAACACATGCAAATAAGAGTTGTAAAAGAAGGAGAAAAAATACATCAGTATGATAAAACACAAAAGTATATACATTATGTAATAGTTGGAAAATATTTTCATTATCGAGAACTAAAGATAGGAAAAAGAAATCTAATAGCTTTAAATGAAGCTCCAGAATGGATTGGAATGGATAGAGTTTTGGATAAAGAAAATGCAAATATAACAGAAGATTATGTGACAGAAGAGTGTATTGTAATAGATGTAGAAAAAGAGTATTTTATAGAATGTCTTCAGAAAAATGGAGAGATGTCATTATATATTATAAAAAATTTATTAAAGAAAATGTCATTAACATCAAGCCGTGCAGAGAGTATGCTAATTAATGATGCAAAATTACAATTTTTATGTTGGTTAAATGACTACTGGAGAAATAACCACAAAGGGGAAGATAGATTAATTATTAAATTAAAAAATGACTATATTATGGATAATATAGGAATAAGTACTAGAACTTTTTATCGTATATTGAGAGAGTTAAAAGAAGAGGAACTAATTGTTACAGAAAAAGGAAACATAGTTATAAATAATCTACAGATAGAAAAAATAAAAAATATATTATAA
- a CDS encoding AAA family ATPase: protein MSKKRLPIGVTDFKKIIEGNYYYVDKTNFIAEILEKKAEATLITRPRRFGKTLSMTTLKYFLDIKNGEENRKLFKDLNIESTEYMHEQGKYPVIYLTLKDCEGENYSEFLEEFKDIIVNLYEEHKELKEILDEIDLEKYESIQKRKDSARYKKSLDYLAKLYYRYTGLKPVILIDEYDAPMIKANEHGYYEEIKDFIGGFYGSALKDGVTAFSVITGILRVAKESIFSTLNNLKVSTILSEDYLYFGMEEWEVEEALKYYDLETTLEDTKLWYNGYLFGTKKVYNPWSILNHCDTGKLQSYWVNTSANKLIMEILEKSDEKINDIFYDLLNGKKVSTLLNDYMIFGEEYSDSTVLYLMFSAGYLTIDGMSEEWEDEYYIRIPNYEVKKYFKLTFIDIIGKNSKNSFSDLEKALVAGKVKGISSVEEKINKMFRSSMSYHDGDKQEKFYHNLVLGMLIGLDRYFHVLSNREEGLGRYDLALEPKDKNGYGYIFEFKVAKSSSEEDMDLAGEVALDQIDKKMYETGMRDRGINKIVKLGMVFSGKSLRFYEG, encoded by the coding sequence GTGAGTAAAAAGAGATTGCCAATAGGTGTAACTGACTTTAAAAAAATAATAGAAGGTAACTACTATTATGTTGATAAAACAAACTTTATAGCAGAGATATTGGAGAAAAAAGCAGAGGCCACACTAATAACAAGACCTAGACGTTTTGGTAAAACACTTAGCATGACAACACTAAAATACTTTTTAGATATAAAAAATGGTGAAGAAAATAGAAAACTTTTTAAAGATTTAAATATAGAGAGTACTGAATATATGCATGAGCAGGGAAAATATCCAGTGATATATTTAACTTTGAAAGACTGTGAGGGAGAAAATTACTCAGAGTTTTTAGAGGAGTTTAAAGATATAATTGTAAATTTATATGAAGAGCATAAAGAGTTAAAAGAGATATTAGATGAAATTGATTTGGAGAAATATGAATCTATACAGAAAAGAAAGGATAGTGCAAGATATAAAAAGTCTTTGGACTATTTAGCGAAATTATATTATAGATATACAGGTTTAAAGCCGGTGATATTAATAGACGAATACGATGCACCAATGATAAAAGCAAATGAGCATGGATATTATGAAGAGATAAAAGATTTTATTGGTGGATTTTATGGAAGCGCACTAAAAGATGGTGTTACAGCTTTTTCAGTGATAACAGGAATACTAAGAGTTGCAAAAGAATCTATATTTTCAACACTAAATAACTTAAAAGTAAGTACAATATTAAGCGAAGACTATTTATACTTTGGAATGGAAGAGTGGGAAGTGGAAGAGGCACTGAAATATTATGACCTTGAGACAACTTTAGAGGACACAAAACTTTGGTATAACGGTTATCTTTTTGGAACTAAAAAAGTGTATAATCCATGGAGCATACTAAATCATTGTGACACTGGAAAATTACAAAGTTATTGGGTGAATACAAGTGCGAATAAACTAATAATGGAGATACTAGAAAAAAGTGATGAAAAAATCAATGATATATTTTATGATCTATTAAATGGAAAGAAAGTCTCGACATTATTAAATGACTATATGATATTTGGTGAAGAGTACAGCGATAGTACTGTGCTGTATTTAATGTTTTCAGCAGGTTACTTAACAATAGATGGTATGTCAGAAGAATGGGAAGATGAATACTATATCCGAATACCAAACTATGAAGTAAAAAAATATTTTAAACTAACATTTATAGATATAATTGGAAAAAATAGTAAAAATAGTTTTTCTGATTTGGAAAAAGCTTTGGTAGCAGGAAAAGTTAAAGGGATAAGTTCTGTGGAAGAAAAAATTAATAAAATGTTTAGATCTAGTATGAGTTACCACGATGGAGATAAACAGGAGAAGTTTTATCATAATTTAGTTTTAGGAATGCTAATAGGGTTAGATAGATATTTTCATGTATTATCAAATAGAGAAGAGGGACTTGGAAGGTATGACTTAGCCTTAGAACCAAAGGATAAAAATGGTTATGGATATATATTTGAGTTTAAGGTGGCCAAGAGTTCAAGTGAAGAGGATATGGATTTAGCTGGAGAGGTAGCGCTGGATCAAATAGATAAAAAAATGTATGAAACAGGAATGAGAGATAGAGGAATCAATAAAATAGTAAAACTAGGAATGGTTTTTAGTGGAAAAAGTTTAAGGTTTTATGAAGGGTAA
- a CDS encoding FAD-binding protein: protein MNKRIILLAASLLVLSQATLSKERTFLTKANGYSGEIKLEVIAEGQEVKDIKIVSHNETVPVMTRAFPMLKERILEAQSPIVDSVSGATHTSTAIKRAVNDVYKQLGKDYGRITARTKGPELPVAYLEPVSTDLVIVGGGPAGLAAAISAKEQGLKNVILIEKMDMLSGNGKFDMNFYDLINSEAQKANGMNDTVESLIKDNTNSMDTPERTRTQAEGAFVLDKWLREMGIKLNYHYGKRGHMAEKNVYAGEVIQDKMEARAKELGVDIRTSTKGLDLIINNGVATGVKVQNKNNFYDINAKAVVVATGGFSANPELLEKYAPGTEKLQHSNQISATGDLIPVFEKNNIQLANLEVMNLIPFILGSTRDLAGPNGDGMMLVNINGERFTKEHITKDERMDMAKKMLAQPEAKVFYVFDKKLYDSSYRLQKHTKKGYHLVANSIEELAEKMGVPVATFKETVVNYNKGVRGEVKDPFREAKAKREFDMSGPFYAVLVEPAVHMTRGGVVANEKTEVIQNNGEIVKGLFAAGEVTSTSAAYSASVIFGRVAGENAVKFINKK from the coding sequence ATGAACAAAAGAATCATACTACTAGCGGCATCATTACTAGTTTTAAGTCAAGCAACACTATCAAAGGAACGTACTTTTTTAACAAAGGCCAATGGGTATTCTGGTGAAATAAAGTTAGAGGTTATAGCAGAAGGACAAGAAGTGAAAGATATAAAGATTGTATCACACAATGAAACAGTTCCTGTTATGACAAGAGCGTTTCCTATGCTAAAAGAGAGAATCTTAGAGGCTCAATCACCAATAGTAGATAGTGTTTCTGGAGCAACACATACATCTACAGCTATAAAAAGAGCAGTAAATGATGTTTATAAACAACTAGGAAAAGATTATGGAAGAATTACAGCGAGAACAAAAGGACCTGAGTTACCAGTTGCCTATTTAGAGCCTGTATCTACAGATCTTGTAATTGTAGGAGGAGGACCAGCTGGATTAGCAGCAGCTATATCAGCAAAAGAGCAGGGACTAAAAAATGTAATTTTAATTGAAAAAATGGATATGCTAAGTGGTAATGGAAAGTTTGATATGAACTTCTATGATTTAATAAATTCAGAGGCTCAAAAAGCTAATGGAATGAATGATACAGTAGAAAGTTTAATAAAGGACAATACAAATTCAATGGATACACCAGAGCGTACAAGAACTCAAGCTGAAGGAGCCTTTGTTTTAGATAAATGGTTGAGAGAGATGGGAATTAAATTAAATTACCATTATGGAAAAAGAGGGCACATGGCTGAAAAGAATGTGTATGCTGGTGAAGTTATACAGGATAAAATGGAAGCTAGAGCAAAAGAGTTAGGAGTAGATATTCGTACTTCAACAAAAGGTCTAGATTTAATTATAAATAACGGTGTTGCAACAGGGGTAAAAGTTCAAAACAAAAATAATTTTTATGATATAAATGCAAAAGCTGTGGTAGTTGCAACAGGTGGATTCTCAGCTAATCCAGAGTTATTAGAAAAATATGCTCCAGGAACAGAGAAATTACAGCACTCAAATCAAATTAGTGCTACGGGAGATTTAATTCCAGTATTTGAAAAAAATAATATTCAATTAGCTAATTTAGAAGTAATGAATCTGATTCCATTTATTTTAGGATCAACAAGAGATTTAGCAGGTCCTAATGGTGATGGAATGATGTTAGTTAATATAAATGGAGAGAGATTTACAAAGGAACATATAACTAAAGATGAAAGAATGGATATGGCTAAAAAGATGTTAGCTCAACCAGAAGCCAAAGTGTTCTATGTATTTGATAAAAAGTTATATGATTCGAGCTATCGTTTACAAAAACATACAAAAAAAGGATACCATTTAGTTGCGAACTCAATAGAGGAGTTAGCAGAGAAAATGGGAGTACCAGTGGCAACATTTAAAGAAACAGTAGTAAATTACAATAAAGGAGTACGTGGAGAGGTAAAAGATCCATTTAGAGAGGCTAAAGCAAAAAGAGAGTTTGATATGAGTGGACCATTCTATGCAGTTTTAGTTGAGCCAGCTGTTCATATGACAAGAGGAGGAGTTGTAGCTAACGAGAAAACTGAGGTTATTCAAAACAATGGAGAGATAGTAAAAGGGCTTTTTGCAGCTGGAGAGGTAACAAGTACAAGTGCAGCATATAGTGCGTCTGTAATATTTGGACGTGTAGCTGGGGAAAATGCAGTGAAGTTTATAAATAAAAAATAG